One genomic window of Comamonas serinivorans includes the following:
- a CDS encoding GntR family transcriptional regulator, with translation MPFPSTDDPALQDPLAKPGKATRLSQSLPKVNPQQGIAHRMANDIGVAIVSGELKDGARILEEELAAHYGVSRSPVREAIGLLERRGLVRTEPRRGTYVVGFTPDLIADLFNVRGVLTGLAARYVARQRDPQALADLRDVAQALAQANQQADITPMQFAKVANGLGVTLLRHCGSDVLRRMVSDHGHMSSWGVIWRDRPMDFQTPERRQQMTDDYATLCELMAAWNDVACEAWLRKMLDDNREHVLRELQQRQLGTAAPQYQLQTLTALSEFAAGATRSAAASQALGQPSPATPAPAKRRR, from the coding sequence ATGCCGTTCCCCTCCACCGACGACCCCGCGCTGCAGGACCCGCTTGCCAAGCCGGGCAAGGCCACGCGCCTGTCCCAGTCCCTGCCCAAGGTCAACCCGCAGCAGGGCATTGCCCACCGCATGGCCAACGACATCGGCGTCGCCATCGTGAGCGGTGAGCTGAAAGACGGCGCGCGCATCCTCGAGGAGGAGTTGGCCGCGCACTATGGCGTCAGCCGCAGCCCGGTGCGCGAGGCCATCGGCCTGCTGGAACGCCGTGGCCTGGTGCGCACCGAACCGCGCCGTGGCACCTACGTGGTGGGGTTCACGCCCGACCTGATTGCCGACTTGTTCAACGTGCGCGGCGTGTTGACGGGCTTGGCCGCGCGTTACGTGGCCCGCCAGCGCGACCCGCAGGCGCTGGCCGATCTGCGGGACGTGGCACAGGCCCTGGCTCAGGCCAATCAGCAGGCCGACATCACGCCCATGCAATTCGCCAAAGTGGCCAACGGCCTGGGCGTGACCTTGCTGCGCCACTGCGGCTCGGACGTGCTGCGCCGCATGGTCAGCGACCACGGCCACATGTCGAGCTGGGGCGTGATCTGGCGCGACCGGCCCATGGACTTTCAGACCCCCGAACGGCGCCAGCAGATGACAGATGACTACGCCACCTTGTGCGAGCTGATGGCCGCCTGGAACGACGTGGCCTGCGAGGCCTGGCTGCGCAAGATGCTGGACGACAACCGCGAGCACGTGTTGCGCGAGCTGCAGCAACGCCAGCTGGGCACGGCCGCCCCGCAGTATCAGTTGCAGACCCTGACCGCGCTGTCCGAGTTCGCCGCCGGTGCCACCCGCTCTGCCGCCGCCAGCCAGGCGCTGGGTCAGCCCAGCCCCGCCACCCCTGCACCGGCAAAGCGCCGCAGGTGA
- a CDS encoding 4-oxalocrotonate tautomerase, whose protein sequence is MPTYHIEMMEGRTLEQKKQLVEAITRVSVEVLGGSPESVDILITDVKRENWATGGVLWSEKK, encoded by the coding sequence ATGCCCACCTACCACATCGAGATGATGGAGGGCCGCACGCTCGAGCAGAAGAAGCAGCTCGTCGAAGCCATCACCCGCGTCAGCGTCGAGGTGCTGGGCGGCTCGCCCGAATCGGTCGACATCCTCATCACCGACGTCAAGCGCGAGAACTGGGCCACCGGCGGCGTGCTGTGGTCCGAGAAGAAGTGA
- a CDS encoding Bug family tripartite tricarboxylate transporter substrate binding protein produces the protein MSNPFLSPIARRQLLGLAAATACTVLSPVTAQAAEYPSKAVRVVVGFPAGSVTDAIARLMADQLSKSLGQPFVVENKPGANGMLGATEVARATPDGYTLLVTNSSSVTINPQIYKKVNYKPADFAPISQIIDAPFILVVNSAWAQGAKVNTLDELMNWAKAHPGQLSYGSAGPGNIAHLSFAMLSNRKQVQTVHVPYKAGSQAQLAAIGGEIQTLFDTPPSIPQIENGKLKALAVTSSKRMARLPNVPTMAEAGVPGFDVSFWLGALAPKGTPQAVIDKLYAAIKQMPNDPAVKNALSMQGDPVVTDPASFAKRIASEVPTWGAVIQREGISLD, from the coding sequence ATGTCGAACCCCTTCCTTTCCCCCATCGCCCGACGCCAGCTGCTGGGTCTGGCCGCTGCGACCGCGTGCACGGTGCTCAGCCCCGTAACCGCCCAGGCAGCCGAGTACCCGAGCAAGGCCGTGCGCGTGGTGGTCGGCTTTCCGGCCGGCTCGGTGACCGACGCCATCGCCCGCCTGATGGCCGACCAGCTCAGCAAGTCGCTGGGCCAGCCCTTCGTGGTCGAGAACAAGCCCGGCGCCAACGGCATGCTGGGCGCCACCGAAGTGGCGCGTGCGACGCCCGACGGCTACACGCTGCTGGTCACCAACTCCAGCAGCGTGACGATCAACCCGCAGATCTACAAAAAGGTCAACTACAAGCCGGCTGACTTCGCCCCGATCTCGCAGATCATCGACGCGCCCTTCATCCTGGTCGTGAACTCGGCTTGGGCCCAGGGCGCCAAGGTGAACACGCTGGACGAGTTGATGAACTGGGCCAAGGCGCACCCCGGCCAGCTGAGCTACGGCTCGGCCGGCCCCGGCAACATCGCCCACCTGTCGTTCGCCATGCTGAGCAACCGCAAGCAGGTGCAGACCGTGCACGTGCCCTACAAGGCCGGCTCGCAGGCCCAGCTGGCCGCCATCGGCGGCGAGATCCAGACCCTGTTCGACACGCCGCCCAGCATCCCGCAGATCGAAAACGGCAAGCTCAAGGCGCTGGCCGTGACCTCGAGCAAGCGCATGGCCAGGCTGCCCAACGTGCCCACCATGGCCGAGGCCGGCGTGCCCGGCTTCGACGTGAGCTTCTGGCTCGGCGCCCTCGCGCCCAAGGGCACGCCGCAGGCCGTGATCGACAAGCTCTACGCGGCCATCAAGCAGATGCCCAACGATCCCGCTGTGAAAAACGCGCTGAGCATGCAGGGCGACCCCGTGGTGACCGACCCCGCCAGCTTCGCCAAGCGCATCGCCAGCGAGGTGCCGACCTGGGGCGCCGTCATCCAGCGCGAAGGCATTTCGCTGGACTGA
- a CDS encoding CaiB/BaiF CoA transferase family protein: MSPDDVRHPPQADALPFVGVRVLEVGPGQGVAFAGKLFADFGAEVIKVEPPAGDELRAWPPLVNTGQGEDSAYFAWLNTNKHSVTADAGQPADQAWLAQLAASADIVLDARALGEQGLAALAQPLVPPTAAHQPLTAQLTWFGDSGPYRHFVGGDAVARAMSGAVHGNGPVEGPPHLPHDSHSGVVTGLATFGTVAAGWLGRRGGSRHYVLSVQEILFHVVEMEAGIAQISGVGPRLGVNRYGSTQPGGIFKTQDSFIGVFTVTLPQWKGLCRAIDRPDMADDPRFAIGPDRMANADEIDAVLREVFPTRTSAEWFERLSAEKHPAVIVPTTEQLMQQTVHRDRGAFVPVQDGQARFEAPVLPQRLGESGPLRGGQAPLLGQHNAHYRGPGLERRPEALKPAAAGTLPLAGVRIIDLTMGWAGPFATRKLADLGAEVIKVESVSYADWWRGAVYNDAYFRGKTYEFNHNYLLMNRNKRGITLDLTSETGRELLKQLVAGADAVIENYSAEVLPKLGLDWPVLREVNPRLVMLTMPAFGVGNAWSNARAYGGTLEQASGLPLHTGHPDGPPAMTAYAYGDPIGGFNSSSALLLGLIAQQRDGKGRHINLSQVEGMLSLAAPYIIEQSVRGETSPRIGNRHARHVPQGIYRTMGIDAWMLVSIQSTPQWQALCEVIGKPDWATDAGLQTLEGRRARQDEIDQAIAGWCGHRSADAALYTLQAAGVPAGEAKPIASVMRDPHLLARGFWCTLERPVGPYVSTTTYYREGGAPMPIHNASPMLGEHTEAVLREHLGLSDERLAELRAQQVIGTSAVGKG, from the coding sequence ATGAGCCCCGACGACGTTCGCCACCCACCCCAGGCCGATGCCCTGCCCTTTGTGGGCGTGCGCGTGCTCGAGGTCGGTCCCGGCCAGGGCGTGGCCTTTGCCGGCAAGCTGTTCGCCGACTTTGGCGCCGAAGTCATCAAGGTGGAGCCGCCGGCCGGCGATGAACTGCGCGCCTGGCCGCCGCTGGTGAACACCGGCCAGGGCGAGGACAGCGCCTATTTCGCCTGGCTGAACACCAACAAGCACAGCGTGACCGCCGACGCCGGCCAGCCGGCCGACCAGGCCTGGCTCGCGCAGCTGGCGGCTTCGGCCGACATCGTGCTCGACGCCCGGGCGCTGGGCGAGCAGGGCCTGGCCGCGCTGGCCCAGCCACTGGTGCCGCCCACGGCCGCGCACCAGCCCCTCACCGCGCAGCTGACCTGGTTCGGCGACAGCGGCCCCTATCGCCATTTCGTGGGCGGCGACGCCGTGGCCCGCGCCATGTCGGGCGCCGTGCACGGCAACGGGCCGGTCGAAGGCCCGCCCCACCTGCCGCACGACTCGCACTCGGGCGTGGTCACCGGCCTGGCGACCTTCGGCACCGTGGCCGCGGGCTGGCTGGGCCGCCGCGGTGGCAGCCGCCACTACGTGCTGTCGGTGCAGGAAATCCTGTTCCACGTCGTCGAGATGGAGGCCGGCATCGCCCAGATCAGCGGCGTGGGCCCGCGCCTGGGTGTGAACCGCTACGGCTCCACCCAGCCCGGCGGCATCTTCAAGACGCAGGACAGCTTCATCGGCGTGTTCACCGTCACGCTGCCGCAGTGGAAAGGCCTGTGCCGCGCCATCGACCGGCCCGACATGGCCGACGACCCGCGCTTCGCCATCGGGCCCGACCGCATGGCCAACGCCGACGAGATCGACGCCGTGCTGCGCGAGGTCTTCCCCACGCGCACTTCGGCCGAGTGGTTCGAGCGCCTGTCGGCCGAGAAGCACCCTGCCGTCATCGTGCCCACCACCGAGCAGCTGATGCAGCAGACCGTGCACCGCGATCGCGGCGCCTTCGTGCCGGTGCAGGACGGCCAGGCCCGCTTCGAAGCCCCGGTGCTGCCGCAGCGCCTGGGCGAAAGCGGGCCGCTGCGCGGTGGCCAGGCCCCGCTGCTGGGCCAGCACAACGCGCACTACCGCGGCCCCGGCCTGGAGCGCCGGCCCGAGGCGCTGAAGCCCGCCGCAGCCGGCACGCTGCCGCTGGCCGGGGTGCGCATCATCGACCTGACCATGGGCTGGGCCGGACCGTTCGCCACGCGCAAGCTGGCCGACCTGGGGGCCGAGGTCATCAAGGTCGAATCCGTGTCGTACGCCGACTGGTGGCGCGGCGCGGTCTACAACGACGCCTACTTCCGCGGCAAGACCTACGAGTTCAACCACAACTACCTGCTGATGAACCGCAACAAGCGCGGCATCACGCTGGACCTGACCAGCGAGACCGGACGCGAGCTGCTCAAGCAGCTGGTGGCCGGTGCCGACGCGGTGATCGAAAACTACTCGGCCGAGGTGTTGCCCAAGCTGGGCCTGGACTGGCCGGTGCTGCGCGAGGTGAACCCGCGCCTGGTCATGCTGACCATGCCGGCTTTTGGCGTGGGCAACGCCTGGAGCAACGCCCGCGCCTACGGCGGCACGCTGGAACAGGCCTCGGGCCTGCCGCTGCACACCGGCCACCCCGACGGCCCGCCCGCCATGACGGCCTACGCCTATGGCGACCCCATCGGTGGCTTCAACAGCAGCTCGGCACTGTTGCTGGGCCTGATCGCGCAGCAGCGCGACGGCAAGGGCCGGCACATCAACCTGTCGCAGGTCGAGGGCATGCTCTCGCTGGCCGCGCCCTACATCATCGAGCAATCGGTGCGCGGTGAAACCAGCCCGCGCATCGGCAACCGCCACGCGCGCCATGTGCCGCAGGGCATCTACCGCACCATGGGCATCGACGCCTGGATGCTGGTGTCCATCCAGTCCACGCCGCAGTGGCAGGCCTTGTGCGAGGTGATCGGCAAGCCCGACTGGGCCACCGATGCCGGGCTGCAGACCCTGGAGGGACGCCGCGCCCGTCAGGACGAGATCGACCAGGCCATCGCCGGCTGGTGCGGCCACCGCTCGGCCGACGCGGCGCTGTACACCCTGCAGGCGGCCGGTGTGCCGGCGGGCGAAGCCAAGCCCATCGCCAGCGTGATGCGCGACCCGCACCTGCTGGCGCGCGGCTTCTGGTGCACGCTCGAGCGCCCGGTGGGCCCCTACGTGTCCACCACCACCTACTACCGCGAAGGGGGTGCGCCCATGCCCATCCACAACGCCTCGCCCATGTTGGGTGAGCACACCGAAGCCGTGCTGCGCGAGCACCTGGGCCTGTCGGACGAGCGTCTGGCCGAGCTGCGGGCCCAGCAGGTGATCGGCACCTCGGCCGTCGGCAAAGGCTGA
- a CDS encoding carboxyl transferase domain-containing protein encodes MRKLLIANRGEIAMRVARAARDLGIPTVAVYAEDDAQSRHRQITDEAVALPGSGPAAYLNIDAVIAAARHTGADAVHPGYGFLSERADFAQRCEQADIRFVGPTPDQLAQFGDKAIAIDLAKACQVPVMPSTQGAASLADIEAFFDAQGGSGIVIKAVGGGGGRGMRVVRERGELAAAYARCQSEAKSAFGLDAVYAERLVVRARHIEVQIVGDGQQVIALGERECTLQRRFQKLVEMAPSPRLDAALREQIVGAARRMATQVGYRSLGTFEFLVEENEAGQQVGFVFIEANPRLQVEHTVTEQVTGVDLVETQLKLAQGRSLRDLGLNPEQPPAAKGFSIQLRVNGESIDAQGQAKPSHGQLLPFDPPAGPGVRVDTHGYTGYTPSPLYDTLLAKLIVTSPTADFAEAVRRLKGALAEFRIGGVATNLPLLRALVNLPDFATQNVHTRYLETALPGLVEQAQAIAAQEAKSVLAPIGTGPAKAAVSAEALDDDTLIAVRAPTNGTLIELQVGDGDLVHAGQVVAVIESMKMQHEVVAQAAGRVVDGRGKVGDVVPDQAILYVLDPVDHTSEAAQYSEQADEQRIRPDLQRLIDRQAFLWDENRPEAVKRRRSRNQRTARENVADLLDDDGSFVEYGGLAIAAQAKRRSAEDLIANTPADGLITGVGNVNGAQVAAERARTAIMAYDATVLAGTQGKRNHIKTDRIVEVALRDKLPFVLFGEGGGGRPGDIDFPSISGYQTSSFSSFAQLSGEVPVVGIVSGRCFAGNAAFVGCCDVIIADKSSNIGLAGPAMIEGGGLGIFKPEDVGPAPVQYANGVIDVLVENETEGVAVAKHYLSFFQGKVRDWSAPNPLALRNVVPENRLRAYDSRAAIHGIADAGSVLMLREGFGIGIHTALARIEGRPVGIMANNPRHLGGAIDADAGDKAARFMQLCDAHGLPIVSLIDSPGFMVGPDIEAKAQVRHVSRMFVAAAKLRMPILAVTLRKCYGLGAMAMAGGGWHASHFTVSWPTGEYGPMGLEGAIQLGFKKELEAVPDGPERRALYDQLVAQMYERGHAINVAGNTEIDAVIDPADTRKWLVSGLHATEMHAAKPRGRFVDTW; translated from the coding sequence ATGCGTAAGTTGTTGATCGCCAACCGTGGCGAGATTGCCATGCGCGTGGCCCGTGCCGCACGCGACCTCGGCATTCCCACCGTGGCCGTGTACGCCGAAGACGATGCGCAATCGCGCCACCGGCAGATCACCGACGAAGCCGTGGCGCTGCCCGGCAGCGGGCCTGCCGCCTACCTGAACATCGACGCCGTGATCGCGGCCGCGCGCCACACCGGGGCCGACGCGGTACACCCCGGCTACGGCTTCCTCAGCGAGCGCGCCGACTTCGCCCAGCGCTGCGAACAGGCCGACATCCGTTTCGTGGGCCCCACGCCCGATCAACTGGCCCAGTTCGGGGACAAAGCCATCGCCATCGACCTGGCCAAGGCCTGCCAGGTGCCGGTCATGCCCTCCACCCAGGGCGCGGCCTCGCTGGCCGACATCGAGGCCTTCTTCGACGCGCAGGGCGGCTCGGGCATCGTCATCAAGGCCGTGGGCGGCGGTGGCGGGCGCGGCATGCGCGTGGTGCGCGAACGCGGCGAGCTGGCGGCCGCCTACGCACGCTGCCAGTCCGAGGCGAAATCGGCCTTCGGTCTGGACGCCGTGTACGCCGAACGCCTGGTGGTGCGCGCGCGCCACATCGAGGTGCAGATCGTCGGCGACGGCCAGCAGGTCATCGCCCTGGGCGAGCGCGAATGCACGCTGCAGCGCCGCTTCCAGAAGCTGGTCGAGATGGCCCCCAGCCCGCGACTCGATGCCGCGCTGCGCGAGCAGATCGTCGGCGCCGCACGCCGCATGGCCACGCAGGTGGGCTACCGCAGCCTGGGCACCTTCGAGTTCCTGGTCGAGGAGAACGAGGCTGGCCAGCAGGTCGGCTTCGTGTTCATCGAGGCCAACCCGCGCCTGCAGGTCGAACACACGGTGACCGAGCAGGTGACCGGCGTCGACCTCGTCGAAACCCAGCTCAAGCTGGCCCAGGGCCGGTCGCTGCGCGACCTGGGCCTGAACCCCGAGCAGCCGCCCGCGGCCAAGGGCTTCTCCATCCAGCTGCGCGTGAACGGCGAAAGCATCGACGCCCAAGGCCAGGCCAAGCCCTCGCACGGGCAGCTGCTGCCGTTTGACCCGCCGGCCGGCCCCGGCGTGCGCGTGGACACGCACGGCTACACGGGCTACACGCCCTCGCCGCTGTACGACACGCTGCTGGCCAAGCTCATCGTCACCTCGCCCACCGCCGACTTCGCCGAAGCCGTGCGCCGCCTCAAGGGCGCGCTGGCCGAGTTCCGCATCGGCGGCGTGGCCACCAACCTGCCGCTGCTGCGTGCCCTGGTGAACCTGCCCGACTTCGCCACCCAGAACGTGCACACGCGCTACCTGGAAACCGCCCTGCCCGGCCTGGTCGAGCAGGCGCAGGCCATCGCCGCGCAGGAGGCCAAGTCGGTGCTGGCCCCCATCGGCACCGGCCCGGCCAAGGCCGCCGTCAGCGCCGAGGCCCTGGACGACGACACCCTGATCGCCGTGCGCGCGCCCACCAACGGCACGCTGATCGAGTTGCAGGTGGGCGATGGCGACCTGGTGCACGCCGGCCAGGTGGTGGCCGTGATCGAGTCCATGAAGATGCAGCACGAAGTCGTGGCCCAGGCCGCCGGCCGCGTGGTCGACGGGCGCGGCAAGGTCGGCGACGTGGTGCCCGATCAAGCCATCCTGTATGTACTCGATCCCGTTGATCACACTTCGGAAGCAGCCCAATACTCGGAACAAGCCGATGAACAGCGCATCCGCCCCGACCTGCAGCGCCTGATCGACCGCCAGGCCTTCCTGTGGGACGAGAACCGCCCCGAGGCCGTGAAGCGCCGCCGCTCGCGCAACCAGCGCACGGCGCGCGAGAACGTGGCCGACCTGCTCGATGACGACGGCAGCTTCGTCGAGTACGGCGGCCTGGCCATCGCGGCCCAGGCCAAGCGCCGCAGCGCCGAAGACCTGATCGCCAACACGCCGGCCGATGGCCTGATCACCGGCGTGGGCAACGTCAACGGCGCCCAGGTGGCGGCCGAGCGCGCCCGCACGGCCATCATGGCCTACGACGCCACCGTGCTGGCCGGCACGCAGGGCAAGCGCAACCACATCAAGACCGACCGCATCGTCGAAGTCGCGCTGCGCGACAAGCTGCCCTTTGTGCTGTTCGGCGAAGGCGGCGGCGGCCGCCCCGGCGACATCGACTTCCCGTCGATCTCGGGCTACCAGACCTCGTCGTTCTCCTCGTTCGCCCAGCTGAGCGGCGAGGTGCCGGTGGTCGGCATCGTGTCCGGCCGCTGCTTCGCGGGCAACGCCGCCTTCGTCGGCTGCTGCGACGTCATCATTGCCGACAAGTCGTCCAACATCGGCCTGGCCGGCCCGGCCATGATCGAAGGCGGCGGCCTGGGCATCTTCAAGCCCGAGGACGTGGGCCCGGCCCCGGTGCAGTACGCCAACGGCGTGATCGACGTGCTGGTCGAGAACGAGACCGAGGGCGTGGCCGTGGCCAAGCACTACCTGTCGTTCTTCCAGGGCAAGGTGCGCGACTGGTCGGCGCCCAACCCGCTGGCGCTGCGCAACGTGGTGCCCGAGAACCGCCTGCGCGCCTACGACTCGCGCGCCGCCATCCACGGCATTGCCGACGCGGGCAGCGTGCTGATGCTGCGCGAGGGCTTCGGCATCGGCATCCACACCGCGCTGGCCCGCATCGAAGGCCGGCCCGTCGGCATCATGGCCAACAACCCGCGCCACCTGGGCGGCGCCATCGACGCCGACGCCGGCGACAAGGCCGCGCGCTTCATGCAGCTGTGCGACGCGCACGGCCTGCCCATCGTGTCGCTGATCGACTCGCCCGGCTTCATGGTCGGCCCCGACATCGAGGCCAAGGCCCAGGTGCGCCACGTCTCGCGCATGTTCGTGGCCGCGGCCAAGCTGCGCATGCCCATCCTGGCCGTCACGCTGCGCAAGTGCTATGGCCTGGGCGCCATGGCCATGGCCGGCGGCGGCTGGCACGCCAGCCACTTCACCGTCTCGTGGCCCACGGGCGAGTACGGACCCATGGGCCTGGAAGGCGCGATCCAGCTCGGCTTCAAGAAGGAGTTGGAAGCCGTGCCCGATGGCCCCGAGCGCCGCGCGCTGTACGACCAGCTGGTGGCGCAGATGTACGAGCGCGGCCATGCCATCAACGTGGCCGGCAACACCGAGATCGACGCCGTGATCGACCCGGCCGACACGCGCAAATGGCTGGTGTCCGGCCTGCACGCGACCGAGATGCACGCCGCCAAACCGCGGGGCCGCTTCGTCGACACCTGGTGA
- a CDS encoding CsgG/HfaB family protein, which translates to MLKRTYALAALVGASALLAGCETTNMKMGSANPNSEVTGGAAGSSSQNTTTSLERCAEPMGTVSLVENQNAGWYTILRNEYRLPPTANLLRLLVQQSNCFVVVERSAAGMNAMSRERDLMQSGEMRSGSNFGKGQMVASDYGLSPEIIFNEDNTGGAVAGLAGLFGSRGRAVGAIAGSAKTREASTMLTLVDNRSGVQVSASQGSASKTDLSIFGGLMGGGAAGGLGGYSNTPQGKVISAAFIDAYNQMVISLRNYKAQTVRGQGLGGGGRLSVDGAAAPSQTSAPKKATRKNTKNR; encoded by the coding sequence ATGCTCAAGAGAACGTATGCCTTGGCCGCGCTGGTGGGCGCCTCCGCCTTGCTGGCGGGTTGCGAAACCACCAACATGAAGATGGGCTCAGCCAACCCCAACTCCGAGGTCACCGGGGGCGCCGCGGGCAGCAGCAGCCAGAACACCACCACGTCGCTCGAGCGCTGTGCCGAGCCCATGGGCACGGTGTCGCTGGTCGAAAACCAGAACGCCGGCTGGTACACCATCCTGCGCAACGAATACCGCCTGCCGCCCACGGCCAACCTGTTGCGTCTGCTGGTGCAGCAGTCCAACTGTTTCGTGGTGGTTGAGCGCAGTGCCGCCGGCATGAACGCCATGAGCCGCGAACGCGACCTCATGCAATCGGGCGAAATGCGCTCGGGCAGCAATTTCGGCAAGGGCCAGATGGTGGCCTCCGACTACGGCCTGTCCCCCGAAATCATCTTCAACGAAGACAACACCGGTGGTGCCGTGGCCGGCCTGGCCGGCTTGTTCGGCAGCCGCGGGCGGGCAGTGGGTGCCATCGCCGGCAGCGCCAAGACACGCGAAGCCTCGACCATGCTGACCCTGGTGGACAACCGCTCGGGCGTGCAGGTGTCGGCCTCGCAAGGCAGCGCCTCCAAGACCGACCTGTCCATCTTCGGTGGCCTGATGGGCGGCGGCGCAGCCGGTGGCCTGGGCGGCTACTCGAACACGCCGCAGGGCAAGGTCATCTCGGCCGCCTTCATCGACGCCTACAACCAGATGGTCATCTCGCTGCGCAACTACAAGGCGCAAACCGTCCGTGGCCAGGGCCTGGGCGGCGGCGGCCGCCTGAGCGTGGACGGCGCAGCCGCACCCTCGCAGACCTCGGCGCCCAAAAAGGCCACCCGGAAGAACACCAAGAACCGTTGA
- a CDS encoding tripartite tricarboxylate transporter substrate binding protein has protein sequence MDTRFTPAHPAPRTALHRRLWLAACVSLIGLPAWAQDAKPADGKWPTHMVRFVAAGPAGSISDTLTRALADHMSRALGQTVIVDNKPGANSAIGASEVARSAPDGHTLLMTNSSSITVNPQLYRKLSYKAESLLPVTPIIEGQFVLAVNPAWAKANKIESAKDLIAWAKAHPGKLRYASAGLGNLAHLTFAMLGNKEGFEAIHVPYKGQAPAQMALMAGEVEAMFDIPNSAPNFETGKIKPLAITAPKRVARLPNVPTMTEAGYPVDVNYWMGVFVPAGTPPAVVSKVNEALRAATHDPKVRTTLTMQGDVLTESADAFGKRIAKEIPQWGAVIQREKIEVD, from the coding sequence ATGGACACCCGCTTCACCCCCGCTCACCCCGCTCCCCGCACCGCCCTGCACCGCCGCCTGTGGCTGGCGGCCTGCGTCAGCCTCATCGGCCTGCCGGCCTGGGCCCAGGACGCCAAACCCGCCGACGGCAAGTGGCCGACGCACATGGTGCGGTTCGTGGCCGCCGGGCCGGCGGGCTCGATCTCGGACACGCTGACGCGCGCGCTGGCCGACCACATGTCGCGCGCCCTGGGCCAGACCGTCATCGTGGACAACAAGCCCGGCGCCAACAGCGCCATCGGGGCCAGCGAAGTCGCGCGGTCCGCGCCCGACGGCCACACGCTGCTGATGACCAACTCCAGCAGCATCACCGTCAACCCGCAGCTGTACCGCAAGCTCAGCTACAAGGCCGAAAGCCTGCTGCCGGTGACGCCCATCATCGAAGGCCAGTTCGTGCTGGCGGTGAACCCGGCCTGGGCCAAGGCCAACAAGATCGAGTCGGCCAAGGACCTGATCGCCTGGGCCAAGGCCCACCCCGGCAAGCTGCGCTACGCCTCGGCCGGCCTCGGCAACCTGGCCCACCTGACCTTTGCCATGCTGGGCAACAAGGAAGGCTTCGAAGCCATCCACGTGCCCTACAAGGGCCAGGCACCGGCGCAGATGGCGCTGATGGCCGGCGAGGTCGAGGCCATGTTCGACATCCCCAACTCGGCCCCCAACTTTGAAACCGGCAAGATCAAGCCGCTGGCCATCACAGCCCCCAAGCGCGTGGCCCGCCTGCCCAACGTCCCGACCATGACCGAAGCCGGCTACCCCGTCGACGTGAATTACTGGATGGGCGTGTTCGTGCCGGCCGGCACGCCGCCCGCCGTGGTCAGCAAGGTAAACGAGGCCCTGCGCGCCGCCACCCACGACCCCAAGGTGCGGACCACGCTGACCATGCAGGGCGATGTGCTCACCGAATCGGCCGACGCCTTCGGCAAGCGCATCGCCAAGGAGATCCCGCAATGGGGGGCCGTCATCCAGCGCGAAAAGATCGAGGTGGATTGA